In Pseudomonas saponiphila, the genomic stretch TTCGCCTTGCGGGAGGGGAGCTCAGACCACTTCGAGGCGGATCTTGTGCTGGTTGAGCAGTTGGCTCAGGGCCGGGACCGGTTGCTGATCGGTGACCAGGCAATCAATCAGGCTGATGGGGCCGAGGCGGATCATGGCGTTGCGCCCGAACTTGCTGGAGTCGGCGGCCAGGATCACTTGCCGGGCATTGGCGATGATCGCCTGGGACACCCGCACTTCCTGGTAGTCGAAGTCCAGCAGGCTGCCGTCCTCGTCGATGCCGCTGATGCCCACCAGGGCGAAGTCGACCTTGAACTGGTTGATGAAGTCGACGCTGGCCTGGCCTACCACGCCGCCGTCACGGCGCACATTGCCGCCGGTGAGCAGCACGTCGAAATCATCCTTGGCACTGAGCATCGAGGCCACGTGCAGGTTGTTGGTGATGATCTTCAGGTGGCTGTGGTTGAGCAGGGCGCGGGCGATGGATTCGGTGGTGGTGCCGATGTTGATGAACAGCGAGGCGTGATCGGGGATCTGCGCGGCAACGGCTTCGCCGATGCGCTGCTTTTCGTCGCGCATCTGGTCGGCGCGCATGGCGTAGGCGGTGTTTTCTACGCTGGAGTCATAGGCCGCGCCGCCGTGGTAGCGACGCAGCAGATTGGC encodes the following:
- a CDS encoding DeoR/GlpR family transcriptional regulator, coding for MNLPPRQQQILDLVRERGYVSIEELAQLFVVTPQTIRRDINQLAEANLLRRYHGGAAYDSSVENTAYAMRADQMRDEKQRIGEAVAAQIPDHASLFINIGTTTESIARALLNHSHLKIITNNLHVASMLSAKDDFDVLLTGGNVRRDGGVVGQASVDFINQFKVDFALVGISGIDEDGSLLDFDYQEVRVSQAIIANARQVILAADSSKFGRNAMIRLGPISLIDCLVTDQQPVPALSQLLNQHKIRLEVV